The DNA segment ATGGCCGCGCAGTCGCCGGCAGCCCCAAAACAGGTGGCGAACTGCTCCGGGGCCGGGCTGCTGCACGTGACGGTCTCGGCAATACCGCAGGGTGCAGGTAAACAAAAGACAACCGCGTAGCCGTCGGTAATCGAGGCCAGCGTAAACAGGATGCAAGTCGCAGCCGAGATCAATCGCTTCATTGGGGCGATCCTGGGTTCGGCGATTATACACGCCGACCCGCACCGGCGTTTCAACCATCCCCCCGGCCGCCTACTTCTTACGGCTCCCGCAGTCTCTTGAATACGTAGCCGCCCCGCTCCGAACCCCAGACCTGAGTGCCTGTCGAGTCCCACCCACGGTCCCAGGTAACCATACGTAGCTCGGTGATCCTGACCTCTGCGGTAGTGTAGGCCGCGCCCCGATGATCGCTCTGGCACTCCCGGTCAACCGTGCTGCCGACAAACGCCGTATCCCCCCGAGGGTGCAGAACAACGGCGCATCCCGGCCGGGGCATCAGCGAATCAGGGGTTAGGAAGTCGAATGTCGACGGCGTCCGCCAAGCGCCGGCAAACCTAAGCGGCTCCCTAAGCTCGTAGACAGAGTTCACAAGAGTTGTGTCGTTTCGCCGACTTAGGCGATAGACCCGCTGGCGGTAGGGCCTATCCAGGCTGACCGCCGACGCCTGCTCGACATACATCCAGCGCCCGTCGATCCGCTCCGGCCAGATCTGCACGGACTCGAGGCGTATGTCGAGAAAGGCGGAGTCGACCAGCGCCTGCTCCTGCGTGCTGAACGAGCCGCTCATCCAGTTTACGAGACGGTCGAGATGAACCTGCGACGGCCGCACTTCCTTGCGGACGATACAGGCTGACAGCACCAGTGCTGCGATTATGCCAACGAGAACGCGAACGCGGATTTGCACGATTATCCTTACCGTTACGACTCTATCGACTTGATTATACGGTGCGACGAAGAGTGGGTCAATTAGAGTCTCGCACGCCGTGAACCGTGTGCGTAGGGAAGCCTCCCCCCGAGTCGATCGGGGGACCCTTTTGCCACATGCGTGGTGGACGTCACCTTCCGCCACGACTTCCTGCCACTCCAGGGCGCACCCCAGGAACAATACCAGGCACACTTAATCCTACCCGACGGTGCTATCCACGGCTATATTTGCGCTATGCCGGGGCAAGCTCCAACTTACCTGCTGGGTCCTGATTTTGATCACAAACTAACGGAATTCGTTGCCCAGTTCCTTGACAACGGATTCGAGCGCTTCGCCGAGGAGTTCACCGGGCTCGACGATTTCATTGCACGGGCAAACGCCGATACGTCCACGCGCAATGATCACTCTTTGCGTCGATCGGAAAAGGAGCGTTACCTGCTCGAAGCGGTGGCGTTCAAGATCTACGACCAACT comes from the Candidatus Zixiibacteriota bacterium genome and includes:
- a CDS encoding chromophore lyase CpcT/CpeT, which gives rise to MQIRVRVLVGIIAALVLSACIVRKEVRPSQVHLDRLVNWMSGSFSTQEQALVDSAFLDIRLESVQIWPERIDGRWMYVEQASAVSLDRPYRQRVYRLSRRNDTTLVNSVYELREPLRFAGAWRTPSTFDFLTPDSLMPRPGCAVVLHPRGDTAFVGSTVDRECQSDHRGAAYTTAEVRITELRMVTWDRGWDSTGTQVWGSERGGYVFKRLREP